The proteins below are encoded in one region of Drosophila santomea strain STO CAGO 1482 chromosome 3R, Prin_Dsan_1.1, whole genome shotgun sequence:
- the LOC120454635 gene encoding actin-related protein 1: MEPYDVVVNQPVVIDNGSGVIKAGFAGEHIPKCRFPNYIGRPKHVRVMAGALEGDIFVGPKAEEHRGLLSIRYPMEHGIVTDWNDMERIWSYIYSKEQLATFTEDHPVLLTEAPLNPRRNREKAAEYFFEGINAPALFVSMQAVLSLYATGRVTGVVLDSGDGVTHAVPIYEGFAMPHSIMRVDIAGRDVTRYLKTLIRREGFNFRSTAEFEIVRSIKEKVCYLATNPQKEETVETEKFAYKLPDGKTFEIGPARFRAPEVLFRPDLLGEECEGIHDVLMYSIEKSDMDLRKMLYQNIVLSGGSTLFKGFGDRLLSELKKHSAKDLKIRIAAPQERLYSTWMGGSILASLDTFKKMWISKREYEEEGQKAVHRKTF, from the exons ATGGAGCCTTATGATGTCGTCGTCAACCAGCCCGTCGTCATAGATAAC GGCTCCGGTGTGATCAAAGCCGGCTTTGCTGGTGAGCACATTCCAAAATGCAGGTTTCCCAATTA CATTGGCCGGCCTAAGCATGTTCGAGTGATGGCTGGTGCCCTGGAGGGCGACATATTCGTTGGACCCAAGGCGGAGGAGCACCGTGGTCTGCTCAGCATCCGGTACCCCATGGAGCACGGCATTGTCACCGACTGGAATGACATGGAGCGGATATGGAGCTACATTTACAGCAAA GAACAACTGGCCACCTTCACGGAGGATCATCCCGTGCTGCTGACCGAAGCCCCGCTTAACCCGCGCCGCAACCGCGAAAAGGCAGCCGAGTACTTCTTTGAAGGCATCAATGCACCTGCGCTATTTGTGTCCATGCAGGCGGTGCTCAGTCT CTACGCTACTGGACGCGTGACAGGCGTAGTGCTCGACTCCGGCGATGGTGTGACGCATGCGGTTCCCATCTACGAGGGATTCGCCATGCCTCACAGTATTATGCGCGTGGACATCGCCGGGCGCGATGTCACGCGCTACCTGAAGACACTCATCCGCCGGGAGGGCTTCAACTTCCGGTCGACTGCCGAATTTGAGATTGTACGCTCCATCAAGGAGAAGGTCTGCTATCTGGCTACCAATCCGCAGAAGGAGGAGACCGTGGAGACCGAGAAGTTTGCCTACAAGCTGCCCGACGGCAAGACCTTTGAGATTGGACCTGCACGCTTTAGGGCGCCGGAGGTTCTCTTCCGGCCCGATCTGCTGGGAGAGGAGTGTGAGGGCATTCACGACGTTTTGATGTACTCCATCGAAAAGTCAGATATGGATCTCAGGAAAATGCTCTACCAAAACATTGTGCTTTCCGGCGGATCCACGCTCTTCAAGGGATTCGGCGACCGTCTGTTGTCCGAACTGAAGAAACACTCGGCTAAGGATCTCAAGATCAGG ATCGCCGCGCCTCAGGAACGTCTGTACTCCACATGGATGGGTGGATCGATTTTAGCCTCGCTCGATACTTTCAAGAAGATGTGGATCTCGAAGCGGGAATACGAGGAGGAGGGACAGAAAGCCGTGCACAGAAAGACTTTTTAG
- the LOC120450803 gene encoding nuclear pore complex protein Nup88: MSLTDVLELNKAELFAKIRDGLPVVQRTQNLLDCKDDLLFAWDAKDNCLLVRNWRSSLAADVKVKFQTLIPSSVVTLEVDRVLASNEGSLVALSGPRGVIIMELPRRWGPDGYYKDGKPMITCRTFGLDTQLFLNNPHLEVRQVRWHPHSVSDSTLLVLLNNNTIRVYNHSKLRHVWQVGPSVLRSGANNSLCDFGEVAVDFDIAPATKPRDTEPEIAGKNETTLDKSNKTLMAAKTLPKQERIEWPMVVLRENGNIYILMTGLDSEKTRLQGPITITPQAHDNYGLESCALMIIPSLPPTMVIAESNGKLHHALLMEAEATEHSFNEVDDFVLIEPAEYVVHVLETVELELGISASGTGEEGNVYHCPIYLKRDLINELRYFAYHNAGLHAVTVSFISELQRYLESESDEDRLELAASSRAEYILCTKFDSSETVNAVFGLALLQIPAGMVLLLGSGQVISLKLVIDAQLLVTSNENKPVGLDVSQQESGPSFVDTIKSLLQRSVNQPILADKLTSPSAQESYELLNQAIEVLREQYLKRHDLVRAAFARHINQIQLKKEQQLQEIQDLEQERELISERAHKLAERFEEISYNQELLVRKCNALMQKANASLPNSVVAEREFSQEVTRLNKVTQSLAAGLESAKKTLNKQRYHIAKSQEDLKKNAYELPEKQHRTITEILTQLTGEIDRQIVDVKRINKIVGV; the protein is encoded by the coding sequence ATGTCGCTCACCGATGTTTTGGAATTGAACAAAGCTGAGTTGTTCGCGAAGATCCGCGATGGGTTGCCCGTGGTGCAAAGGACGCAGAACCTGTTGGACTGCAAGGACGACTTGCTCTTTGCCTGGGACGCGAAGGACAACTGCCTGCTCGTGCGCAACTGGCGCTCATCGTTGGCGGCAGATGTGAAAGTGAAGTTCCAGACACTAATTCCTTCGAGCGTGGTGACTCTCGAGGTGGACCGCGTACTGGCCTCCAACGAGGGCTCCCTAGTGGCACTTAGTGGACCCCGCGGCGTTATCATCATGGAACTGCCCCGTCGCTGGGGTCCCGATGGATACTACAAAGATGGCAAGCCCATGATCACCTGCCGCACGTTCGGCCTGGACACCCAGCTTTTTCTCAACAACCCGCATCTAGAAGTTCGCCAGGTCCGCTGGCATCCGCACTCCGTATCGGATTCCACGCTGCTCGTGCTGCTCAACAACAACACAATTCGAGTCTACAATCACTCCAAGTTGCGCCACGTGTGGCAGGTGGGACCATCGGTGCTTCGAAGTGGCGCCAATAACTCACTCTGCGACTTCGGCGAGGTAGCCGTTGACTTTGACATCGCTCCTGCCACAAAACCACGTGACACAGAACCAGAAATAGCCGGCAAAAACGAAACCACTCTTGATAAGAGCAACAAAACCCTTATGGCGGCCAAAACGCTGCCAAAGCAGGAGCGGATAGAGTGGCCTATGGTTGTGCTCCGCGAGAATGGAaacatatacattttaatgaCCGGCCTGGACTCGGAAAAAACCCGCCTCCAGGGCCCCATCACCATAACGCCCCAGGCGCATGACAATTATGGTCTGGAGTCCTGTGCCCTCATGATTATTCCGTCACTTCCGCCGACCATGGTTATAGCAGAGTCTAACGGAAAGCTTCACCATGCTCTGCTAATGGAGGCGGAGGCCACTGAGCATTCGTTCAACGAGGTTGACGACTTTGTGTTAATTGAACCCGCCGAATACGTTGTGCATGTACTAGAGACTGTGGAACTTGAGTTGGGAATATCTGCATCCGGAACTGGAGAAGAAGGAAATGTCTACCACTGTCCCATATATTTAAAGCGGGATCTGATCAATGAGCTGCGCTACTTTGCCTACCACAACGCAGGACTTCATGCCGTTACGGTCAGTTTTATCTCAGAGCTGCAACGTTACTTGGAGAGCGAGTCCGATGAGGATCGTCTAGAGCTGGCTGCATCTTCACGTGCAGAGTACATTCTGTGCACAAAATTCGACTCCAGTGAGACTGTGAACGCAGTCTTTGGACTTGCTCTATTGCAAATTCCTGCCGGTATGGTTCTCCTGCTGGGCAGCGGTCAGGTTATTAGTCTTAAGCTGGTAATAGATGCCCAGCTGCTGGTTACATCCAATGAGAATAAGCCAGTTGGCCTGGACGTGTCGCAGCAGGAAAGTGGCCCATCATTTGTCGATACCATTAAATCGCTTTTGCAACGCAGTGTTAACCAGCCCATCTTGGCGGATAAACTTACCTCGCCATCTGCCCAGGAGAGCTACGAACTCCTTAACCAGGCCATCGAGGTTCTTCGCGAGCAGTACCTTAAACGACATGACCTTGTGCGCGCCGCCTTTGCCCGCCACATTAACCAGATCCAGCTAAAGAAGGAACAACAGCTGCAGGAGATCCAAGACTTGGAGCAGGAACGCGAACTGATCAGCGAGCGGGCCCACAAGCTTGCGGAGCGCTTCGAGGAGATCAGCTACAACCAGGAGCTTCTCGTCCGCAAGTGCAACGCCCTGATGCAAAAGGCCAATGCCTCACTACCCAATAGTGTGGTAGCGGAACGTGAGTTTTCCCAGGAGGTGACTCGACTGAACAAGGTCACTCAGAGCCTGGCCGCTGGATTGGAGAGCGCCAAGAAGACGCTAAACAAGCAGCGCTACCACATTGCGAAGAGTCAAGAGGACCTCAAGAAGAACGCTTACGAGCTGCCGGAGAAACAGCACCGCACTATCACCGAGATACTCACCCAGCTAACCGGGGAGATCGATCGCCAGATCGTCGACGTCAAGCGCATAAACAAAATCGTTGGTGTCTAA
- the LOC120450805 gene encoding probable cytochrome P450 313a4 isoform X1: MLTWTLWCGLLFLLWFYFLWSRRRFYLLTLKIPGPLGYPILGMAHWLMRREDILNAFGCFLDKHGPTIFSWLGPIPFMIVSDPQVVQDIFTSPHCVNKGIIYKAVDDGAGVGLFSMKDPRWSIHRKLLNPAFGHKVLLSFLPIFNRETSLLLDQLEPLQDDGEKDLIPLLQSFTLGIATQTTMGSDVKDEENFRSNSLLGRYQCMLETMTDMCFSPWLNSRFCRQLAGKESHYYQAKTEIRQFIRKIIERKLAEDEKGTLPAIQSNDKNIFLNLATDLMRRGVFTLKNVEDESNIIVFGAFETTANAVYYTLMLLAMFPDYQERAFEEIKTIFPNTGDFDVSYADTQQMVYLDLILNESMRVIPPVPVVSRQTAQDLKLSNGIVVPKGVQIAIDIYHMHRSKKIWGPDAETFNPDHFLPHNIQDKHPYAYIPFTKGIRNCIGWRYALISAKVTLAKLLRKYRFRTSFPFEDLYFVEDITMKLKSVPLLELQKRI; this comes from the exons ATGCTGACCTGGACCCTGTGGTGTGGATTGCTGTTCCTGCTCTGGTTCTACTTTCTGTGGAGCAGGCGCAGATTCTATCTGCTCACCCTCAAGATACCGGGACCACTTGGATATCCCATTCTGGGCATGGCTCACTGGCTGATGCGCAGGGAAG ATATCCTGAATGCATTCGGCTGCTTTCTGGACAAGCACGGTCCGACGATCTTCTCCTGGCTGGGGCCCATTCCCTTCATGATTGTCAGTGACCCCCAAGTGGTGCAGGACATCTTTACATCGCCCCACTGCGTCAACAAGGGTATTATCTACAAGGCAGTGGACGATGGAGCCGGAGTTGGATTATTCAGCATGAAGG ATCCCCGGTGGAGCATCCATCGGAAGCTGCTGAATCCCGCCTTTGGCCACAAGGTTCTACTCAGTTTCCTGCCCATTTTCAACCGAGAGACTTCCCTTCTGCTGGACCAGCTCGAGCCATTGCAGGACGACGGAGAGAAGGATCTCATTCCACTGCTGCAGAGCTTCACCCTGGGAATAGCCACCC AAACCACCATGGGCAGCGACGTGAAGGACGAGGAGAACTTCAGGAGCAATTCCTTGCTGGGTCGATATCAATG CATGCTGGAAACCATGACAGATATGTGCTTCTCCCCGTGGCTCAATAGCCGATTTTGCCGCCAGCTGGCTGGAAAGGAATCGCACTACTACCAGGCCAAAACTGAAATTCGCCAGTTCATCCGGAAG ATAATTGAAAGGAAGTTGGCCGAGGACGAGAAGGGAACATTACCCGCCATCCAATCCAACGATAAGAATATATTTCTTAACCTAGCCACGGATTTGATGAGACGAGGAGTGTTCACCCTGAAAAATGTTGAGGATGAGTCAAACATAATCGTTTTTGGAGCTTTTGAGACCACCGCTAATGCAGTGTACTACACCCTGATGTTGCTGGCCATGTTTCCCGATTATCAGGAGAGGGCCTTTGAGGAAATAAAAACGATATTCCCCAACACCGGAGACTTTGATGTGTCCTACGCTGACACCCAGCAGATGGTGTACCTGGATCTGATCCTCAACGAATCAATGCGAGTGATACCCCCGGTGCCAGTTGTATCCCGCCAAACGGCGCAGGACCTGAAGCTGTCCAATGGAATAGTGGTTCCCAAAGGGGTCCAGATCGCCATCGACATATATCACATGCACAGAAGCAAAAAGATCTGGGGCCCAGATGCGGAAACCTTCAACCCAGATCATTTTCTGCCCCACAATATCCAGGACAAGCATCCGTACGCTTACATACCTTTTACCAAGGGGATTAGAAATTGCATAG GTTGGAGATATGCCTTGATATCGGCTAAAGTTACGTTAGCCAAGTTATTGAGAAAATATAGGTTTAGAACGAGTTTTCCGTTCGAAGACCTCTACTTTGTTGAGGATATAACCATGAAGTTAAAATCTGTGCCGCTGTTGGAGCTCCAAAAgagaatttaa
- the LOC120450804 gene encoding monocarboxylate transporter 10 isoform X1, translating to MAESEPLNDLQSQVNGRILPANGHTAPATNGVVHANGKDALKPSAPAQNGNANGTHIEAPCCRDIHGKEPPDGGARAWLVMVSAFLCNGIIFGFINTYGVIHSLLTDRLTKLGDPEASSKAALIGALAIGTTFLFSTMAGCLTDKIGLRLTTFAGGVLSAGGLLLSSFCTENIGALYFTYGIMFGLGAALAYTPTLAILGHYFKRYLGKVSGFVTAGSSVFTVILPPCLDKLLGSYGLEGTLRIMSLVSAFIILCSFVYKPLHPPPEPPKKKPGRSRINLFMRSIINVEIWKRKRFVIWALCVPLALFGYFVPYVHMMQFVKTTFPGEDVNLPVMCIGITSGIGRLIFGVIADMPGVNRMYLQQLSLVSIGLVTLLLPLTNSYVILVSFTLVMGLFDGCFISLLGPIAYEICGPSGATQAIGFLLGLSSIPLTVGPPVAGMIFDSTNSYTLPLILAGLPPLLGSSLLFLIKCVKEEENGVSAPRAVVLANGDIEIAGNGHYRSTGTKSSAPLMGATNGVNGTAAASPTIQINGHVDNGTGSYPASPWPSPTRISDSAACDHPSSSLHTNPGTLLPSCSHTALLSGATGSSKSLPLGDDPKRRRYNYSIY from the exons ATGGCTGAGAGCGAGCCGCTGAACGATCTGCAGAGCCAGGTGAATGGTCGCATCCTGCCCGCCAATGGACACACTGCACCCGCCACCAACGGCGTGGTGCATGCGAATGGCAAGGATGCATTGAAGCCATCTGCTCCGGCTCAGAACGGGAACGCGAATGGGACACACATCGAGGCGCCCTGCTGTCGGGACATACACGGCAAGGAGCCACCGGACGGAGGAGCCCGCGCCTGGCTGGTCATGGTGAGCGCCTTCCTCTGCAACGGCATCATCTTTGGGTTCATCAACACCTACGGCGTGATCCATTCGCTGCTGACGGATAGACTCACAAAGCTCGGCGATCCGGAGGCATCCAGCAAAGCGG ctCTGATTGGAGCCCTGGCCATCGGCACCACATTCCTCTTCTCCACAATGGCTGGCTGCCTGACCGACAAGATTGGACTGCGGCTGACCACGTTCGCCGGCGGAGTCCTCTCTGCAGGAGGACTGCTGCTGTCCTCGTTCTGCACGGAGAACATCGGCGCCCTGTACTTCACCTACGGGATCATGTTTGGCCTGGGCGCCGCCCTCGCCTACACGCCCACACTGGCCATCCTGGGCCACTACTTCAAGCGCTACCTGGGCAAGGTGAGTGGCTTCGTGACCGCCGGCTCCAGCGTATTCACTGTGATACTGCCGCCCTGTCTGGACAAGCTCCTGGGCAGCTATGGTCTGGAGGGGACCCTGCGG ATAATGAGCCTCGTTTCCGCCTTTATTATCCTCTGCTCATTCGTGTACAAGCCACTGCATCCGCCACCGGAGCCGCCCAAGAAGAAGCCCGGCAGGTCGCGCATCAATCTCTTCATGCGCTCCATAATCAACGTGGAGATCTGGAAGCGTAAACGCTTCGTCATCTGGGCTCTTTGTGTGCCGCTCGCCTTGTTCGGCTACTTTGTGCCCTATGTGCACATGATGCAGTTCGTGAAAACCACTTTTCCCGGCGAGGATGTCAACCTGCCGGTCATGTGCATCGGCATCACCTCCGGCATCGGGCGTCTGATTTTCGGCGTGATTGCTGATATGCCGGGCGTAAACCGCATGTACCTGCAACAGCTGTCCTTGGTGTCCATTGGCCTGGTCAccttgctgctgccgctcaCCAACTCGTATGTCATCCTCGTCTCGTTCACCCTGGTTATGGGTCTCTTCGACGGCTGCTTCATTTCGCTGCTTGGCCCAATCGCCTACGAGATCTGTGGACCCTCGGGTGCCACACAGGCCATCGGCTTCCTGCTAGGCCTCAGCTCCATTCCGCTGACAGTGGGCCCACCAGTGGCGGGCATGATCTTCGACAGCACGAACTCCTACACATTGCCGCTGATCCTCGCTGGACTGCCCCCGCTGCTCGGCTCCTCGCTTTTATTCCTCATTAAATGCgtcaaggaggaggagaacgGGGTCAGTGCGCCGCGAGCGGTGGTTCTGGCCAATGGAGACATCGAGATAGCCGGCAACGGCCATTATCGGTCTACTG GCACCAAGTCCAGTGCACCGCTAATGGGTGCCACCAACGGTGTCAATGGAACCGCAGCAGCGTCCCCAACTATCCAGATCAATGGACACGTGGACAACGGAACTGGTTCGTACCCCGCCTCACCTTGGCCTAGCCCCACTCGCATCTCAGACTCCGCCGCCTGCGACCATCCCAGTAGCTCGCTTCACACTAACCCGGGCACTCTGCTGCCCAGCTGCTCACACACCGCCCTGCTGAGCGGGGCCACTGGCTCCAGCAAGTCCCTGCCCCTGGGCGACGACCCCAAGAGGCGTCGCTATAACTACTCCATCTACTAA
- the LOC120450804 gene encoding monocarboxylate transporter 10 isoform X2, with the protein MAESEPLNDLQSQVNGRILPANGHTAPATNGVVHANGKDALKPSAPAQNGNANGTHIEAPCCRDIHGKEPPDGGARAWLVMVSAFLCNGIIFGFINTYGVIHSLLTDRLTKLGDPEASSKAALIGALAIGTTFLFSTMAGCLTDKIGLRLTTFAGGVLSAGGLLLSSFCTENIGALYFTYGIMFGLGAALAYTPTLAILGHYFKRYLGKVSGFVTAGSSVFTVILPPCLDKLLGSYGLEGTLRIMSLVSAFIILCSFVYKPLHPPPEPPKKKPGRSRINLFMRSIINVEIWKRKRFVIWALCVPLALFGYFVPYVHMMQFVKTTFPGEDVNLPVMCIGITSGIGRLIFGVIADMPGVNRMYLQQLSLVSIGLVTLLLPLTNSYVILVSFTLVMGLFDGCFISLLGPIAYEICGPSGATQAIGFLLGLSSIPLTVGPPVAGMIFDSTNSYTLPLILAGLPPLLGSSLLFLIKCVKEEENGVSAPRAVVLANGDIEIAGNGHYRSTGTKSSAPLMGATNGVNGTAAASPTIQINGHVDNGTGKLAVSNGSAS; encoded by the exons ATGGCTGAGAGCGAGCCGCTGAACGATCTGCAGAGCCAGGTGAATGGTCGCATCCTGCCCGCCAATGGACACACTGCACCCGCCACCAACGGCGTGGTGCATGCGAATGGCAAGGATGCATTGAAGCCATCTGCTCCGGCTCAGAACGGGAACGCGAATGGGACACACATCGAGGCGCCCTGCTGTCGGGACATACACGGCAAGGAGCCACCGGACGGAGGAGCCCGCGCCTGGCTGGTCATGGTGAGCGCCTTCCTCTGCAACGGCATCATCTTTGGGTTCATCAACACCTACGGCGTGATCCATTCGCTGCTGACGGATAGACTCACAAAGCTCGGCGATCCGGAGGCATCCAGCAAAGCGG ctCTGATTGGAGCCCTGGCCATCGGCACCACATTCCTCTTCTCCACAATGGCTGGCTGCCTGACCGACAAGATTGGACTGCGGCTGACCACGTTCGCCGGCGGAGTCCTCTCTGCAGGAGGACTGCTGCTGTCCTCGTTCTGCACGGAGAACATCGGCGCCCTGTACTTCACCTACGGGATCATGTTTGGCCTGGGCGCCGCCCTCGCCTACACGCCCACACTGGCCATCCTGGGCCACTACTTCAAGCGCTACCTGGGCAAGGTGAGTGGCTTCGTGACCGCCGGCTCCAGCGTATTCACTGTGATACTGCCGCCCTGTCTGGACAAGCTCCTGGGCAGCTATGGTCTGGAGGGGACCCTGCGG ATAATGAGCCTCGTTTCCGCCTTTATTATCCTCTGCTCATTCGTGTACAAGCCACTGCATCCGCCACCGGAGCCGCCCAAGAAGAAGCCCGGCAGGTCGCGCATCAATCTCTTCATGCGCTCCATAATCAACGTGGAGATCTGGAAGCGTAAACGCTTCGTCATCTGGGCTCTTTGTGTGCCGCTCGCCTTGTTCGGCTACTTTGTGCCCTATGTGCACATGATGCAGTTCGTGAAAACCACTTTTCCCGGCGAGGATGTCAACCTGCCGGTCATGTGCATCGGCATCACCTCCGGCATCGGGCGTCTGATTTTCGGCGTGATTGCTGATATGCCGGGCGTAAACCGCATGTACCTGCAACAGCTGTCCTTGGTGTCCATTGGCCTGGTCAccttgctgctgccgctcaCCAACTCGTATGTCATCCTCGTCTCGTTCACCCTGGTTATGGGTCTCTTCGACGGCTGCTTCATTTCGCTGCTTGGCCCAATCGCCTACGAGATCTGTGGACCCTCGGGTGCCACACAGGCCATCGGCTTCCTGCTAGGCCTCAGCTCCATTCCGCTGACAGTGGGCCCACCAGTGGCGGGCATGATCTTCGACAGCACGAACTCCTACACATTGCCGCTGATCCTCGCTGGACTGCCCCCGCTGCTCGGCTCCTCGCTTTTATTCCTCATTAAATGCgtcaaggaggaggagaacgGGGTCAGTGCGCCGCGAGCGGTGGTTCTGGCCAATGGAGACATCGAGATAGCCGGCAACGGCCATTATCGGTCTACTG GCACCAAGTCCAGTGCACCGCTAATGGGTGCCACCAACGGTGTCAATGGAACCGCAGCAGCGTCCCCAACTATCCAGATCAATGGACACGTGGACAACGGAACTG GGAAACTCGCCGTGAGCAACGGATCGGCGTCGTAG
- the LOC120453767 gene encoding uncharacterized protein LOC120453767, whose product MTLILLAALSSIYTGMFNYVKAKFPFVIEASMVTLCFGSIVGRFCIMV is encoded by the coding sequence ATGACGTTGATACTACTGGCCGCCCTGTCGAGCATCTACACCGGGATGTTTAACTACGTGAAGGCCAAATTCCCGTTCGTAATCGAGGCCTCCATGGTGACCCTGTGCTTTGGCTCCATCGTGGGTCGATTCTGCATAATGGTTTAG
- the LOC120450806 gene encoding suppressor of fused homolog, giving the protein MAEANLDKKPEVKPPPGLKAIIDHLGQVYPNQPNPLQVTTLLKYWLGGQDPLDYISMYNYPGDVDRNIPPHWHYISFGLSDLHGDERVHLREEGVTRSGMGFELTFRLAKTEVELKQQIESPEKPQRPPTWPANLLQAIGRYCFQTGNGLCFGDNIPWRKSLDGSTTSKLQSLLVAQDPQLGCIDTPTGTVDFCQIVGVFEDELEQASRWNGRGVLNFLRQDMQTGGDWLVTNMDRPTSVFELFPETLLNLQDDLEKQGSDLAGVNADFTFRELKPTKDVKEEVDFQALSEKCANEENNRQLTETQMKREEPSFPQSMSMSSNSLHKSCPLDFQAQAPNCISLDGIEITLAPGVAKYLLLAIKDRIRHGRHFTFKAQHLALTLVAESVTGSAVTVNEPYGVLGYWIQVLVPDELVPRLLEDFRSAGLDEKCEPKERLELSWPDKNLKLIIDQPEPVLPNVLPMSLDAAPLKM; this is encoded by the coding sequence ATGGCCGAGGCGAATTTGGACAAAAAACCGGAGGTGAAGCCTCCGCCGGGCCTTAAGGCCATCATAGACCACCTGGGGCAGGTGTACCCCAACCAGCCCAACCCGCTGCAGGTGACCACACTGCTCAAGTACTGGCTGGGCGGGCAGGATCCGTTGGACTACATTAGCATGTACAACTATCCCGGAGATGTGGACAGAAACATTCCGCCGCATTGGCACTACATCAGTTTCGGACTCAGCGACCTGCATGGCGACGAGCGGGTCCACTTGCGCGAGGAAGGCGTCACTCGGTCCGGGATGGGATTCGAGCTGACCTTTCGGCTGGCCAAGACGGAAGTGGAACTAAAGCAACAGATTGAGAGCCCAGAGAAGCCCCAAAGACCGCCCACCTGGCCGGCGAACTTGTTGCAGGCCATCGGACGATACTGTTTTCAAACAGGCAACGGCCTGTGCTTCGGGGACAACATCCCGTGGCGCAAGAGCCTGGACGGCAGTACCACCTCCAAGCTACAAAGCCTGCTCGTCGCCCAGGATCCGCAGTTGGGCTGCATCGACACTCCTACGGGCACGGTGGACTTCTGCCAGATCGTCGGCGTCTTTGAGGACGAACTTGAGCAGGCTTCGCGTTGGAACGGTCGCGGAGTGCTCAACTTCCTTCGCCAAGATATGCAAACTGGCGGCGACTGGTTGGTGACAAACATGGATCGCCCGACGAGCGTCTTCGAGCTGTTTCCCGAGACACTGCTCAACTTACAGGACGACCTGGAAAAGCAGGGGTCTGATCTGGCCGGCGTCAACGCCGATTTTACGTTCCGTGAACTGAAACCTACCAAGGATGTAAAAGAAGAGGTGGACTTCCAGGCGCTAAGCGAGAAGTGCGCCAACGAGGAAAACAACCGGCAGCTGACGGAGACGCAAATGAAGCGTGAGGAACCGAGTTTTCCACAGTCCATGTCAATGAGCAGCAATTCGTTGCACAAGTCTTGTCCCCTGGACTTTCAGGCTCAGGCACCAAACTGTATCTCACTGGATGGCATTGAAATTACCCTCGCACCTGGTGTGGCCAAGTACCTGCTACTGGCCATCAAGGATCGCATCCGACATGGGCGGCACTTTACCTTCAAGGCTCAGCATCTGGCGCTAACGTTGGTGGCAGAATCTGTGACCGGCTCGGCTGTCACAGTGAACGAACCCTACGGCGTGCTGGGCTACTGGATTCAGGTCCTAGTACCAGACGAACTGGTGCCACGTCTGTTGGAAGACTTCCGCAGCGCAGGCTTAGACGAGAAATGCGAGCCCAAGGAGCGGTTGGAGCTCTCGTGGCCCGACAAGAATCTGAAGCTGATCATCGACCAGCCGGAACCTGTGCTGCCCAATGTTCTGCCCATGTCCCTCGATGCTGCTCCTTTGAAAATGTGA
- the LOC120450805 gene encoding probable cytochrome P450 313a4 isoform X2, translating into MCFSPWLNSRFCRQLAGKESHYYQAKTEIRQFIRKIIERKLAEDEKGTLPAIQSNDKNIFLNLATDLMRRGVFTLKNVEDESNIIVFGAFETTANAVYYTLMLLAMFPDYQERAFEEIKTIFPNTGDFDVSYADTQQMVYLDLILNESMRVIPPVPVVSRQTAQDLKLSNGIVVPKGVQIAIDIYHMHRSKKIWGPDAETFNPDHFLPHNIQDKHPYAYIPFTKGIRNCIGWRYALISAKVTLAKLLRKYRFRTSFPFEDLYFVEDITMKLKSVPLLELQKRI; encoded by the exons ATGTGCTTCTCCCCGTGGCTCAATAGCCGATTTTGCCGCCAGCTGGCTGGAAAGGAATCGCACTACTACCAGGCCAAAACTGAAATTCGCCAGTTCATCCGGAAG ATAATTGAAAGGAAGTTGGCCGAGGACGAGAAGGGAACATTACCCGCCATCCAATCCAACGATAAGAATATATTTCTTAACCTAGCCACGGATTTGATGAGACGAGGAGTGTTCACCCTGAAAAATGTTGAGGATGAGTCAAACATAATCGTTTTTGGAGCTTTTGAGACCACCGCTAATGCAGTGTACTACACCCTGATGTTGCTGGCCATGTTTCCCGATTATCAGGAGAGGGCCTTTGAGGAAATAAAAACGATATTCCCCAACACCGGAGACTTTGATGTGTCCTACGCTGACACCCAGCAGATGGTGTACCTGGATCTGATCCTCAACGAATCAATGCGAGTGATACCCCCGGTGCCAGTTGTATCCCGCCAAACGGCGCAGGACCTGAAGCTGTCCAATGGAATAGTGGTTCCCAAAGGGGTCCAGATCGCCATCGACATATATCACATGCACAGAAGCAAAAAGATCTGGGGCCCAGATGCGGAAACCTTCAACCCAGATCATTTTCTGCCCCACAATATCCAGGACAAGCATCCGTACGCTTACATACCTTTTACCAAGGGGATTAGAAATTGCATAG GTTGGAGATATGCCTTGATATCGGCTAAAGTTACGTTAGCCAAGTTATTGAGAAAATATAGGTTTAGAACGAGTTTTCCGTTCGAAGACCTCTACTTTGTTGAGGATATAACCATGAAGTTAAAATCTGTGCCGCTGTTGGAGCTCCAAAAgagaatttaa